A window of the Microbulbifer aggregans genome harbors these coding sequences:
- a CDS encoding cell division protein FtsQ/DivIB — protein MKRASGNSDQRQRKQRGASPRAESAAEGGMGLRRLLVVLIATALVVAVSYGGLWLWRQVPVNELSRVDALQQVRVKGPFQAVSQRQVEEILLPFLRRGFLTVDIRGMQEALLRHPWITEASVSRRWPRGVEVAVSEASPLAVWGDDKLLVASGALLPRPEGLETGQLPELAGDEEMVERILLQYQALAGLLTTRDMEVRRLTFDDLAGWHLELVSGVELYLGHDELLERVNRFLTLSRGVLAPHLEKVARVDTRYSNALAVQWRDLEKTQ, from the coding sequence GTGAAACGAGCCTCCGGCAATAGCGACCAGCGTCAGCGCAAACAGCGCGGTGCCAGTCCGCGGGCAGAATCGGCAGCTGAGGGAGGCATGGGCCTGCGCAGGTTGCTGGTGGTCCTGATTGCAACCGCTTTGGTCGTTGCGGTCAGTTACGGAGGCTTGTGGTTGTGGCGCCAGGTGCCCGTCAACGAGTTGAGTCGTGTGGACGCGCTGCAGCAGGTCCGGGTAAAGGGACCGTTCCAGGCGGTCTCACAGCGGCAAGTGGAGGAAATCCTGCTGCCGTTTTTACGGCGCGGTTTTCTAACCGTTGATATCCGTGGGATGCAGGAAGCATTGCTTCGGCACCCCTGGATCACCGAGGCTTCAGTCAGCCGTCGCTGGCCCCGGGGCGTGGAGGTGGCGGTCAGTGAAGCGAGCCCGCTGGCAGTGTGGGGGGATGACAAGCTACTAGTCGCCAGTGGTGCATTGCTGCCGCGGCCCGAGGGGCTTGAAACCGGTCAGCTGCCAGAGCTGGCTGGCGACGAAGAAATGGTGGAACGAATTCTATTGCAGTACCAGGCGCTGGCCGGACTGCTGACAACTCGGGATATGGAGGTCAGGCGCCTGACGTTTGACGACCTTGCAGGGTGGCATCTGGAACTGGTTTCTGGTGTGGAGTTGTATCTCGGCCATGACGAGTTACTGGAGCGGGTAAATCGCTTCCTGACACTCAGCCGCGGGGTACTGGCACCGCACCTGGAAAAGGTAGCGCGGGTGGACACGCGCTATAGCAACGCCCTGGCAGTGCAGTGGCGGGATTTAGAAAAGACGCAATAA
- the ftsA gene encoding cell division protein FtsA, producing the protein MTQASDNRMIVGLDIGTSKVVAIVGEVTGDGELNIVGIGSHRSTGMKKGVVVNIESTVQSIQRAVEEAELMAGCEIHSVYAGIAGSHIRSLNSHGIVAIKDREVTQQDLDRVIDAARAVAIPADQKILHTLPQEYLIDNQEGVKEPLGMSGVRLEAKVHLVSGAVNAAQNIEKCIRRCGLEVEDIILEQLASSYAVLTDDEKELGVCMVDIGGGTTDIAVFTGGSIRHTGVIPIAGDQVTNDIAMALRTPTPHAEELKIKYACALAKLAREGETIKVPSVGDRAPRDLSRQALAEVVEPRYDELFTLVQAELRRSGFEDLCAAGVVLTGGSSKMEGAVELAEEIFHMPVRLAVPQGIAGLTDIVSNPIYSTGVGLLMYAMQREDTSENRQRPMREENQWWDKVKHWFRGNL; encoded by the coding sequence ATGACGCAAGCATCCGATAACCGCATGATCGTGGGGCTGGATATCGGCACTTCCAAGGTGGTGGCCATCGTCGGAGAGGTCACTGGTGATGGAGAGCTGAATATCGTCGGTATCGGTTCCCACCGCTCCACCGGTATGAAAAAGGGCGTGGTGGTCAATATCGAGTCCACGGTGCAGTCCATTCAGCGGGCAGTGGAAGAAGCGGAGCTCATGGCCGGTTGCGAAATCCATTCCGTTTACGCTGGCATTGCAGGCAGTCATATCCGCAGCCTCAACTCGCATGGCATCGTGGCGATCAAGGATCGCGAAGTGACCCAGCAGGACCTGGATCGCGTGATCGATGCGGCCCGCGCAGTGGCGATTCCGGCGGACCAGAAGATCCTGCACACTTTGCCGCAGGAATACCTGATCGATAATCAGGAGGGTGTCAAAGAGCCACTCGGTATGTCCGGTGTGCGCCTGGAGGCAAAAGTTCACCTCGTGAGCGGCGCGGTGAATGCGGCACAGAACATTGAAAAGTGTATTCGTCGCTGCGGCCTGGAAGTGGAAGACATCATTCTCGAGCAGCTGGCGTCCAGCTACGCGGTGCTGACTGACGATGAGAAGGAGCTGGGTGTCTGCATGGTGGATATCGGTGGTGGCACGACGGATATCGCGGTATTTACCGGCGGCTCCATTCGCCATACCGGGGTAATCCCCATCGCCGGTGACCAGGTCACCAATGATATCGCCATGGCACTGCGCACACCGACGCCGCACGCCGAGGAACTGAAAATCAAATATGCCTGCGCCCTGGCCAAGCTGGCCCGCGAGGGTGAAACCATCAAGGTCCCGAGTGTCGGCGACCGTGCACCGCGGGACCTGTCCCGACAGGCACTGGCGGAAGTGGTCGAGCCCCGTTACGACGAGCTCTTCACCCTGGTGCAGGCAGAATTGCGCCGCAGTGGATTCGAGGATCTGTGTGCGGCGGGCGTGGTGCTCACCGGCGGCTCCTCAAAAATGGAGGGCGCTGTGGAGCTCGCGGAAGAAATTTTCCATATGCCGGTGCGGCTTGCAGTACCGCAGGGCATTGCCGGACTGACCGACATCGTCAGCAATCCGATTTACTCGACCGGTGTCGGCCTGCTGATGTATGCCATGCAACGGGAGGATACTTCGGAAAATCGCCAGCGCCCGATGCGAGAAGAAAACCAGTGGTGGGACAAAGTGAAGCACTGGTTCCGGGGGAATCTGTAA
- the lpxC gene encoding UDP-3-O-acyl-N-acetylglucosamine deacetylase: protein MIKQRTLKNAIRATGVGLHTGKKVVLTLKPAPVDTGIIFRRTDLDPAVEIEARAENVGDTLLSTTLVKDDVRVATVEHLLSAMAGLGIDNAVVELSAQEVPIMDGSAGPFVFLIQSAGIQEQSAPKKFLRIKKPVTIEEGDKVASFLPFNGFKVSFTIDFDHPVFQGRNLTSSVDFSSTSFVKEVSRARTFGFMHEIEYLRSKGLVQGGSVDNAIVIDQYRILNEGGLRYEDEFVKHKILDAIGDLYLLGTSLIGEYKAFKSGHALNNKSLRTLMAQEDAWEMVTFEDEEESPISYVKPILAV from the coding sequence ATGATCAAACAGCGCACACTGAAAAATGCTATCCGCGCCACAGGCGTGGGTCTCCACACTGGTAAGAAGGTCGTCCTGACCCTCAAACCGGCGCCTGTGGACACTGGCATCATTTTCCGTCGCACCGATCTGGATCCGGCGGTTGAAATCGAGGCTCGCGCCGAGAACGTGGGCGACACCCTGCTGTCCACCACTCTGGTGAAGGACGACGTTCGCGTAGCCACTGTCGAGCACCTGCTGTCCGCCATGGCGGGTCTGGGTATCGATAATGCCGTGGTCGAGTTGTCCGCCCAGGAAGTGCCGATCATGGACGGCAGCGCCGGTCCGTTTGTATTCCTGATCCAGTCCGCTGGTATTCAGGAGCAGTCTGCGCCGAAGAAATTCCTGCGCATCAAGAAGCCTGTGACCATCGAAGAGGGCGACAAGGTTGCCAGCTTCCTGCCGTTCAATGGCTTCAAAGTGTCCTTCACTATCGATTTCGATCACCCTGTTTTCCAGGGCCGCAACCTGACCTCTTCCGTGGACTTCTCCAGCACGTCTTTCGTGAAGGAAGTGAGCCGCGCGCGCACCTTCGGTTTCATGCATGAGATCGAATACCTGCGCTCCAAGGGCCTGGTGCAGGGCGGTAGCGTCGACAACGCCATCGTCATCGATCAGTACCGCATCCTTAATGAGGGCGGGCTGCGCTATGAAGATGAGTTCGTGAAGCACAAGATCCTGGACGCCATCGGTGACCTGTACCTGCTGGGCACCAGCCTGATCGGTGAGTACAAGGCATTCAAGTCCGGCCACGCACTGAACAACAAGTCCCTGCGCACCTTGATGGCGCAGGAAGACGCCTGGGAAATGGTGACTTTCGAGGACGAAGAAGAGTCCCCCATTTCCTACGTCAAACCCATTCTGGCGGTCTGA
- a CDS encoding M23 family metallopeptidase, whose product MKIILVNERGGMSRTFRFGGLSKALLGLCLLGLPVGAFLIGANLPVAESDVFDSRTAKAWGKALRKQQDQIEAADRHAREQLTALTVKMAEMQARLTRIDALGERLTTVAKLDEGEFQFGTTPAVGGPEDPGIAGAAELPYQPPEFVEALGELSDQIEDRQMQMSTLESLLARRQLQDEQFIAGRPISRGWMSSRYGYRTDPFSGRRSWHKGVDFAGKNGSDVVAVASGVVTWAEDRHGYGQLVEINHGNGYKTRYGHNSELKVKLGDVVKKGQVIALMGSSGRSTGPHVHFEVYKNNRPVDPATYIRRTGR is encoded by the coding sequence ATGAAGATTATCTTGGTCAATGAGCGCGGCGGTATGTCGCGCACCTTCCGCTTCGGCGGCCTGAGCAAAGCCCTGCTGGGACTGTGTCTGCTCGGCCTGCCCGTGGGCGCCTTTCTCATTGGCGCCAACCTGCCGGTCGCGGAGAGCGACGTTTTCGATTCCCGCACAGCCAAGGCCTGGGGCAAGGCGCTGCGCAAGCAGCAGGATCAGATCGAGGCCGCAGACCGCCACGCCCGTGAGCAGCTCACCGCCCTGACCGTCAAAATGGCGGAAATGCAGGCCCGCCTGACCCGTATTGATGCCCTGGGTGAACGCCTCACCACAGTAGCCAAGCTCGACGAGGGCGAATTCCAGTTCGGCACCACTCCGGCCGTGGGTGGTCCCGAAGATCCCGGTATTGCCGGCGCGGCGGAGCTGCCATACCAGCCGCCGGAATTCGTGGAGGCGCTGGGCGAGCTCTCCGACCAGATCGAAGACCGCCAGATGCAGATGAGCACCCTCGAATCCCTGCTGGCCCGTCGCCAGCTGCAGGACGAGCAGTTCATCGCCGGTCGCCCCATCTCCCGTGGCTGGATGTCCTCCCGCTACGGCTACCGTACCGACCCCTTCAGTGGTCGCCGCTCCTGGCACAAGGGCGTGGATTTTGCCGGCAAGAACGGTTCCGACGTGGTGGCCGTGGCCTCCGGTGTGGTGACCTGGGCGGAAGACCGCCATGGCTACGGCCAGCTTGTCGAGATCAACCACGGCAACGGTTACAAAACCCGCTATGGCCACAACAGTGAACTCAAGGTCAAGCTGGGTGACGTGGTCAAGAAGGGCCAGGTTATTGCCCTGATGGGCTCCAGTGGCCGCTCCACCGGCCCCCATGTGCACTTCGAGGTGTACAAGAACAACCGCCCGGTGGACCCGGCCACCTACATCCGCCGCACCGGCCGGTAA
- the ftsZ gene encoding cell division protein FtsZ, producing MFELVDSVQDKPVIKVIGVGGGGGNAVKHMIASEVEGVDFICANTDAQALKDIEARTILQLGNNITRGLGAGANPDVGRQSAMEDRERIAEVLQGADMVFITAGMGGGTGTGGAPIVAEIAKDLGILTVAVVTRPFKLEGKKRSTVAEEGILELRDKVDSLITIPNDRLMEVLGAKVTMKAAYKEADNVLLGAVQGIADLMIRPGIMNVDFADVRTVMSEMGMAMMGSGAAVGENRAREAAEKAVRSPLLDNVNLQGARGILVNIITGSEEAGCSELTLGEYSEVAEIVQEIASDEATVVIGTAVDDKLGDEMRVTVVAAGLGEGVQQAARPTKVVDNTTRRPEPTESRGGQNAQNPVARQRPEVEVERQRTRTAAAQGLGAGDDMEYLDIPAFLRRQAD from the coding sequence ATGTTCGAACTAGTCGATAGCGTACAGGACAAGCCTGTAATCAAAGTGATCGGTGTCGGCGGCGGTGGTGGTAATGCCGTGAAGCATATGATCGCCAGCGAAGTGGAGGGTGTGGATTTTATCTGTGCCAACACTGATGCCCAGGCGCTCAAGGACATCGAAGCACGCACGATCCTGCAGCTTGGTAACAACATCACCCGGGGCCTCGGCGCTGGCGCCAATCCTGACGTGGGCCGCCAGTCCGCGATGGAGGATCGGGAGCGCATCGCGGAGGTGCTGCAGGGGGCTGATATGGTCTTCATCACCGCCGGTATGGGCGGAGGCACCGGTACCGGTGGTGCGCCGATCGTGGCGGAGATCGCCAAGGATCTCGGCATCCTCACCGTTGCAGTAGTGACTCGCCCGTTCAAGCTCGAGGGCAAGAAACGCAGCACCGTCGCGGAAGAGGGCATCCTGGAACTGCGCGATAAGGTCGACTCACTCATCACCATCCCCAACGACCGCCTGATGGAAGTGCTCGGGGCCAAGGTCACCATGAAGGCCGCCTATAAAGAGGCGGACAACGTGCTGCTGGGGGCGGTGCAGGGCATTGCGGACCTGATGATCCGCCCCGGCATCATGAACGTGGACTTCGCCGATGTGCGCACGGTCATGTCAGAGATGGGCATGGCGATGATGGGTTCCGGTGCCGCCGTTGGCGAGAACCGCGCCCGCGAGGCGGCTGAAAAAGCCGTTCGCAGCCCGTTGCTGGACAACGTCAACCTGCAGGGCGCTCGCGGTATCCTGGTGAACATTATTACCGGCAGCGAGGAAGCCGGCTGCTCGGAGCTCACTCTGGGTGAGTATTCCGAAGTAGCTGAAATCGTGCAGGAGATTGCTTCCGACGAGGCAACCGTCGTCATCGGTACTGCGGTAGACGACAAGCTGGGCGATGAGATGCGGGTTACCGTTGTCGCCGCCGGTCTGGGTGAGGGCGTCCAGCAGGCTGCCCGCCCAACCAAGGTGGTGGATAACACTACCCGACGCCCGGAACCTACCGAGTCTCGCGGTGGTCAGAATGCACAGAACCCGGTTGCTCGTCAGCGCCCTGAGGTTGAGGTCGAACGCCAGCGGACTCGAACTGCGGCGGCTCAGGGCCTCGGTGCAGGCGATGACATGGAATACCTGGATATCCCGGCATTCCTGCGCCGCCAGGCAGACTGA